The stretch of DNA TTCAGCGGAAGAACTGTGGTCGCGCCTGAATGCCCTGGGCGACCTGCAATCCTTTCAACTGCTGGAGCGTTATCTTCCGGGCGATGTCTATCATGTTGATTCGCTTGTCTTCAACCGTGAGGTTATCTTTTCTGAAGCCCATCGCTATGGCCGACCGCCGTTGAATGTCTATCATGAAGGCGGCGTTTCCAGCACACGTACTGTTCTGCGGGGTTCCGAGGATGAACAGATATTGAAGGATTTGAGCCGGAGGGTTATGCGAGATTTTGGTATGGTGAGCGGCGTGACACACATGGAGTTCATCAAGGGACGCGATGATGGGCAATTTTATTTCCTCGAAACGGCTGCTCGCGTTGGTGGTGCCAATATCGTGGAGTTGATCGAGGCTGCCACGGGCATCAATCTCTGGCGCGAGTGGGCAAAAATCGAGCTTGCCTCCGGTGAGGAACTCTATCGCTTGCCCGACTACCGGCAGCACTATGCAGGCGTCATCGTCACGCTTGCCCGCCAGGAGTATCCTGATACCTCGGCCTACCAGGACCCCGAAATTACCTGGCGCCTGAACAAACGACATCATGTAGGATTCGTCGTCACGTCCCAGGAGTATGAGCGAGTGCAGTTCTTGCTCGATGATTACATGCAGCGCTTCGTCGTTGATTTCTCCGCCACCTTGCCCCCGTTGGAGAATCGGCCTCCAAGCCGCTAACCGTAACCCTGGAAAACTGCTGAGCGCCTGTCTTGAGCACGAAGTTTTCTTGAATAGGTGGGAAGGAATATGCTGTGAAGTAGTGACCCTGGTCGTTCTTTTCGTATGCCTCTGCCGGAGTCAGGAGACTATCTGTACGTCATATTCGTATATTTAGTGCCTGTACATTTCTTGTTTTCAGTGTACGGTATAAGGAGGTACGATTTGATCAACTCTGTCACCCAAAATATAAGGTACAACTGGTGGTTAATGCTCCTACGAGGAGTCTTCGCCATCATTTTCGGACTAATAGTCCTGGTATTTCCTGGCATTGCTCTGCTCGCGCTCATTTTTGTTTTCGGAGCATATGCCCTCATTGATGGTATTCTCGCTGTGATTGTGGCCATTAGCGAGCGCCGGAACTTACCGCGTTGGGGCTGGCAGGTGGTAGAAGGAGTGGCAGGGATTATACTTGGCATCATAGCGTTCACCTGGCCACGCGAGACTGCTTTGGTTCTGCTTTACATTGTCGCTATCTGGGCAGTAATAACTGGAGTTATGGAACTGGCTGCCGCATTCACTGTAGGGAACTGGCTGCTTGGACTTGCAGGGGTCCTCTCAATTGTGTTCGGCATCATCCTGTTCGTCCACCCTGGCGCCGGATTGTTATCTCTCCTGTGGCTGCTCGGCATTTATGCCATCATATTTGGCGTAGTGCTGATCGTACACGCATTTCAGCTACGTTCACGCCCTTCATCCCCGCTTAGCCCAACCGTATAGGCGGGGTGGGTGGCTAATAGATTCCATGAAAGTTTAAGGCAGTATGCTTCCTCAACTGTTGGAGAGGCTCTCAATAAGCAATACGTAGCGTATATGGCACTGTAGAGTAAAAGTTTATGGATCACGTCGCCCAACCAATCCCTGTTGCCAGGCATAAACAGCTGCCTGGGTACGATCCATCATGTGTAATTTGCCCAGGATGTTGCTAACATGGCCCTTGACCGTCTTTTCGCTGATGACCAGCTTCTCGGCAATCTCGGCGTTGGAGAGGCCGTCCGCGATCAAGCGCAATACCTCTAATTCGCGGTCGCTCAGGTCTGTAAAAAGGTTCGGCGTATCGCGCCGTGTGCCGCGAAGTTCCTCGACTACGCGAGAGGCGACGCGTGGATGCAGCACGGATTCGCCGCGTGCCGCCTTGCGCACGATATCGGCAAGCTCATCGGGTCCAACATCTTTCAGGACATATGAAAGCGCTCCGGCCCGCAGTGCAGGAAAAATATATTCGTCTTCGTGGTAAGAGGTAAGCACAATGATTTGTGAGTGTGGACTCGCTTGCTTAACCTGTCGTGTTGCTTCGACCCCTCCTATACCCGGCATAACGAGGTCCATAAGTACCACGTCCGGCGCAAGTTCTGCCACCATGCGGACCGCTTCCTCACCAGAGCCTGCCTCACCAACCACATTAAGGTCAGGCTGCAACTCCAAAAAAGCGCGTATCCCCTGTCTCACAAGAGCATGGTCGTCGGTAATGAGTAGCGAAATTTTGTCTATCATAGACGCTCCCCTTTTTTATGTGTTCAGGTGAGTCTGCCGGAATCAGGAAATAGTATAGCAGAAATGTGGTTGCCTCACCAGGATCAGGACGCTGATGATTATCCATAATGTGACGAGGGATTCTTCGCTTTACTCAGAATGACAGGCCCAGGGGCCACAATGGCCCCTGGGCCTGTCATTCTGAGTAAAGCGAAGAATCCCTCGCGTGTCCGTCTAGCCGCCCCGCCTTGCATTACCTGGCCCATGTATGAGGAATTACCAGTCGGATAGATGAATTGATGAAAGTATTTTGATGAGGCAAATATAATATAGGCAAATGTACCCGCTGTTGATCCGATTCATAGCCAGGGTACGAGGACAGGGACCGGCCGCTGTTCCTACAGTAATGCAAATAATCAGGTGAAGAGCAAGCGAGGTAGCAATTATGCTTAGTCGTTTCCTGTTTTTTACTACAAAATGTGATGGTACATTCTGAACTATTGACAGACCAATTCGTAGAGTTTACACTTCTCCATAACGAAGTATTGCTCACGATGATTGAGTAGAAATAACCTAACTGCATGTCGATACCTCCCAATGCCCTTGGAACCTCCTCAAAATCACTTGTTGAATGGATGAACGAGGGGATTACTTATTACAAAGCAAAGTGTTATGAGAAGGCGTTGTTCGCCTATGAACGCGCCATTGAGATAAACCCTTTCTATGGTTTTGCCTACAGTAACAAGGCCGGTGTACTCAATGCGCTTGGTCGCTATGAGCAAGCTCTAGCTGCCTACGAGCAGGCCATTGAGCTTCGTGCCAACTCCGCTTACGATTATATCGGCAAGGGAGATGTCCTTTGCAACCTTCACCGTTACGAGGAGGCGTTGATTGCCTATCAACGCGCATTGCGACTCAGCTCCGATAATATCTATGCTCATAAGGGGATAGGAGATGCGCTCTATGGCCTCCGGCGCTACGAGGAAGCGCTTCATGCCTTTCAGATAGTCATTCAACTTGATCCTTATGCTGCTGATACCTACTGTAGCATGGGCGATATCTTGACGGAGATGCAGAGCTATGAACAGGCTTTGCGTGCCTATTCAATGGCCATCCGGCTCGATCCCCGCTCCGCGACTACCTACAATAATCTGGGCAACTTGCTGCTATTGATGAAGAATCCAGAGGGTGCTGTGCGGAGTTATACTGAAGCCATCCGGCTCAATCCCAACGAGGCCGCTCTTTACTACAATTTGAGCCTTGTGCTTGCCGAGTTAGGTCGGGACGAAGAGGCCAGACAAGCAATGGAACGAGCCAGAGAACTGGGATATGGAATATAAAACTTCTCCCAGTATTGTTTTCTCAACCCTGCGAAAATTCGTCACCGGATCAACGATTCTGGCCACTTTCGGCGGTTGCCTTTTCTAATATCGAGCATATCCGGTTCGCAAACCTCAACCAGATCTTAACCTGATTGCACCCCTATTGTTCTGTGCATGCCCCCGGTCTAGTTTTACAATAGATGTTGGTCGATACCTCTATCCCGGTCCTTCTTATGTGTACAACAATCGTTATTCCAGAAAGGAAATTTGGAGAGACAAATGCGATTCGTTAAAATGGGCGTAGCCCTCATGTTGCTCGCTGTTCTGCTCAGCCTTACCACGGCTAATGAGTGGACTACTGTTTCAGCACAGCAGGTAAGCCGGCCCTTGCCACGCTACAACCATGTTCTTGTAATTATGGAAGAGAACCATGGCTACGAGCAGATCATTGGCAACCCTGCTGCCCCGATCATCAATCACCTCGCACAGGCTTACGGCCTGGCTACCAACTACACTGGAGTTGGAGACCCTAGCGCCCCTAACTATGTA from Ktedonobacteraceae bacterium encodes:
- a CDS encoding tetratricopeptide repeat protein, which gives rise to MSIPPNALGTSSKSLVEWMNEGITYYKAKCYEKALFAYERAIEINPFYGFAYSNKAGVLNALGRYEQALAAYEQAIELRANSAYDYIGKGDVLCNLHRYEEALIAYQRALRLSSDNIYAHKGIGDALYGLRRYEEALHAFQIVIQLDPYAADTYCSMGDILTEMQSYEQALRAYSMAIRLDPRSATTYNNLGNLLLLMKNPEGAVRSYTEAIRLNPNEAALYYNLSLVLAELGRDEEARQAMERARELGYGI
- a CDS encoding response regulator transcription factor, with product MIDKISLLITDDHALVRQGIRAFLELQPDLNVVGEAGSGEEAVRMVAELAPDVVLMDLVMPGIGGVEATRQVKQASPHSQIIVLTSYHEDEYIFPALRAGALSYVLKDVGPDELADIVRKAARGESVLHPRVASRVVEELRGTRRDTPNLFTDLSDRELEVLRLIADGLSNAEIAEKLVISEKTVKGHVSNILGKLHMMDRTQAAVYAWQQGLVGRRDP
- a CDS encoding HdeD family acid-resistance protein, which codes for MINSVTQNIRYNWWLMLLRGVFAIIFGLIVLVFPGIALLALIFVFGAYALIDGILAVIVAISERRNLPRWGWQVVEGVAGIILGIIAFTWPRETALVLLYIVAIWAVITGVMELAAAFTVGNWLLGLAGVLSIVFGIILFVHPGAGLLSLLWLLGIYAIIFGVVLIVHAFQLRSRPSSPLSPTV